A window of Bombina bombina isolate aBomBom1 chromosome 5, aBomBom1.pri, whole genome shotgun sequence genomic DNA:
gacataaaaaaaaaaagagttttgccCTGTCGCCGACGTAATTCTACGCGACACTgtcaaacatgtaaacattgtatcTAAATTTGCATAGCATATTACTGCCACAGAACACCATTACCTCAGAACAAAGCGACTTATTATTTTGCGCCCATATTTCTGTCGGGCAACATATATACTGCAGTTACCCAGATTCCCAAAACAATCATGGCTGCTGACATGCTGGAAATGATTCGTAAACTTGTGACGTAATGTGTTGGAGTCGGAGACTGTTAGCCTGGCTAGGTGTGTGACAAGAGTATGGAGCTCTCGGCAGGTCGGATCTCAGTGCATAATTTTAGTGAGAAGATATGTGAGCAACTGGTTCACTTCCACGTGATGAGCATGGAGCAGTGCTTTTTACTTTGGGTGGGATTGTCACCAAATCTGTCCAATCTAGCCGTGGCCATGTGCAGCAGATTTGTGAGTATATATTAACACCCATTTTGACAATAGGCTAAATTAATCACTTACCAGTGATCAAGAGATCTGAGATAGATAACTAAAAATAATATCAAaccacccaacatttttcttttgattcagacagaccataccatttgaaaaaagtttccaatgtatttcttttatcaaatctacttcattcccatgttattctttttgaagagatacctaggtaggtgtctggagcacaatatggcaggaaATAATGTTGCCATCCAGTGCGCTTGCAAATAGATAATAATcttacaaaactgttgccatataatgctccatacATGTGCAAACTTCTGATGttagtgcttttcaacaaaagataacattttaaatgagaaagttgtttggaataacatgttctgtctaaatcatgaaagaaacattttgggtttcatgtccatttaaatagcaTTTTAAGAGCCCATTCATTCTGGAGAAAGTTCTGAATAGAGAAATATAAAGTGCAAGTCACTGCAAAGTAATCACAAAACAATGTCCAGATCTTATACCAGCGTTCCACAAATACCATGGAAGAAGTTATTTGTGACTTGCaaataaaattaaccctttaagaaCTTCCACTTTGAAAGTGAATGCCGGTTCAGCAGCTGCTTCCTGTGATGGTCCTTAAATAGCTTCAGATGCATcagcctttaaaggaacactaaaccaaaacattatctttcatgattcaggtagagaatacaattttaaataatattccaattgacttctattatcgcatttgcttcattctttagatatcctttgttgaagaaatagcaatgcacatgtgtgagccaatcacacgaggcatctatgtgcatctaccaatcagcagctactgagcatatctagatatgctttttcagcaaagacaatcaagagaatgaagctaattagataatagaagtacattagaatgttgattaaaatcacatgctctttctaaatcatgaaagaaaaaaatttgggtttcatgtccctttaaggtttaagagagaCAGGCTACACATATTGAGTTCCAATGTGTGAGGCGTTGTTTAACTACAAGACCTCTTACCCAGCTTCCTCTTTCAATCTGCTACCTGAGCTCAGCAGTCCAAAGGAATGAATACATAGATTCATTGAGTACTATGCGATCGTGTACAACGTTTCCAATTTTACTTGTACGCAATCGTTATTTTTGTTATGTATCAATTCCCGGAAACAGGAAGCTGAATacgcatgcgcgtctcatgaacgAGCCTTTGAGACATGACGTTATTCATGAAGTTACGCATGCATATCTTAGTAGTGACTGACGTTTTGAAAAAGGGactgaacgccccggggggaaaCGGAGATTGGAGCATTATATTTTCGATATATGTCAATCAAGTTATCTAAGATGGCAGGCGGGCGGGCGGACGAATAGAGTATAACGGGGAACAAATAAAACGTTAAAATTAAAATGTAGTCAAAATGATGATAGAAAGTcaagatcatttaaaaaataaagagcAGAATGGCTTGAGCGAGTGACCCATACTTTAAACTTGGCAGAACCATTTCTAAGTATGGGCTGAGTGTGCAGAAAGCCTGACAGAGTAGTATGGTATGGTTTGTATTGCCCCGAGGGAGGAGAACAAAATTCCTGGGAGCAGGGCTGGCTGCTTTTTAAAAGCTTAGACTCTGTGAGGATCATGATGTTGCACAGCAGGAGAATGGGAAGCTTGGAAAGTGTGGCACAACCCTGTTAGACAGTACAGATTTTGAGGAGTACGGTGCAGCACTGTAAGGGAGCAGAGACCTGGTACAACACTATTGGAGAAACAGGAAATGTCCTTCATAAGTGCAAAAGGGTGGGCAGTtgacattctctttgcctgtgccaACTGATGGAGGTGTGTGGCTGCTCTCCTCTTCTAAGGAAGTTGAGTATCATGGTAGCTGCATGATGCAAAATAGCGTGTGTGGCAACAACTTTAGCAGTTTCAATCCAGCAACGTAGTGTGTGCACAGGCTAAATAGTTATGGTTCATTGATATCTACATCAGAAAACACAGTAAAGtgtgatatgcaaattagatatgctgtGGTTTTGTTAGGATAAATTAAtccctgcatatatatattttttttctgttgctgTACTTCTGAAAAACTGACATTTTGACCTGTTAGTAGGCTCAGGGGGCTGGAATGGAATTGGGGAAACTCCAGTCTAGactctcttatttaaagggacatgaaacccaaaaaaattctctcatgatttaggtagaacttacatttttaaacaactttacagtttacttctattatcaaatttgcttcattctcttggtatcatttgttgaaggagcagcaatgcactactggtttctaactgaacacattggtgagccaatgtggtatatatatgcagccaccaatcagcagctagaacctaggttctttgcttctcctgagctttcctagataaacctttcagcaaagaataacaagagaaggaagcaaattaaaatgataaacaaataagtaaattggaacgttgtttaaaattgtatgctctatctaaatcatgcatgtctcattatgactttactgtccctttttaatgtgtGTGAATTCTAGCAgtatgttaattttatttatttgatttaacCCTTTAATTTTAGGACCCCGTTCCTTTGTCTTCATTGATACTCGGAGACACATCTGACACCACTTCATGTTCGTTAGCACAAAGATTAGGTATGTATGGCTACAGactgaaaaatattttttcatggagggaagtattttatatttctatcTTATTTCTTCATCTATCTttcatataaaatttatttttttaagtatattatctttattagtttttaaataggaaattgtacaagagaaataaaaagaaataaaacataagACAAAAATATTGCATTGCGTACAACTAAAATAAAAGCACACACTGAGTATAAATGAATCATCATGTCCCCAATCACTTTATAATCATCTAGATAGAGGTAAGTACTGTACTACAGCAATACATTATTAGTCATTTGAaggttttttttaagcaaaaacGTCAGGACTTGTTGGAGAGTATACAGGTAGAATACTCAATGCTGAACTGAAGGAATATACACACGATAATCACAgcgtttaaaagtatattattatgagAATTGGTTccgcttcctgtgggaggagctagCACCACTAGTGGACGACGAGCGTGGGTGCCGGAGTAGCTCGCAGAAAAATCTTCCCAGCCGATTTGCCCGTTGCTGGAGGTCTCCTACCTCCCTAGGGCAGCTGCATCTACTGCTAGGTGCATACGGCCTGGAGCGTCGGAACAAGCTTGGTGGCTCGGTTGCTTGAGCCAGACGTGTAAACCAAAGAGAAGAGAAAGCTTTCTATATTTCCCAATCCCCGACGAGAGAAGCCTGCAGTAGCCGTTTGAAAGAACGCCAGAAGCACGACAGGGATAAAAGAGCTATTGATTACCGCTACATTGGCTTGACGGCCTAACCTCCCCGAGGTATGCTAGGTCACCTGAACATCCCCGCTACTGGAGCTGAAGTATTCACATGCAGCACGTAAGAAAGTATTCGGAAGAGGCCTCCGCCTCGTATGCTGGTGCTCTGCCTTTTACCTTTGGCCCCCATCTTGTCATCCCGCACTACAAGCTACGAAACAGTAAGCGGAAAGAAAACGGAAAGAAAACGTCTGTGGTGAACAGTGAAGTGAGAATCCTGCCATTGATATTGCAAGTATATCTTCTTATTGTGATACAAGGGTTTGACTGTGTGTGGATTTAACTGTCTAATCAGAGCTGTGTATTCAGAACTGTGAACCCCACTCTCCTGGTTCTTTCTTTGTTCCATGCTGTACGGGACTGTTATGATAAAGGTGTATTCCAGAGGGCCTTTTCTGCTTAATGGTTGATGTTTAAGAACCTTCGGTGCTAGGCGGAGGAAAATGGACAACAGCGCTCAATAGTCTGATATAACTATGGACGCACTGTAGTGGACGTTGTGTTCTTCTCTTCCTCACTGCTCTTGTGTGCGGATATTATCAGTATTTAAGTTGGAGCAGTGCTATTAACTCTGCCGAAGAGCTTAAGTGGTTACAAAGAATAAGGATCTGCTAAGGAGCTGTTATTTATCAATACAGCGCTATATGAATATAACTGTAGAAACTAAAAGATAAGATTTACAAAGTAAAATGAAATGTGCCTACTAGCTTTATGAAAATATGTAACCGAGTTAGTAACATTTATATATCGCATGTAAATATTACTACAAGTTTTTGGCTTAtgctatttgggttttttttttgtttgttttttttttggcgcATAATAGATTTTTAGTAGTCAGGAAAAACTTAATTCATTTTTACATTTAGgagcatacagatataatacatagGACTCCTGGAAAGCTGTACCAAGAGGCAAgtatcctactttttttttttttttttaagagctttaTTGATGTGAAATGTCATTTACAAACAAAAATCAAAACATAAAAGAGCCAGTTACATTTCGTCAACAACCAGATGACACTAGGTATATTTCACATCTTAAGTAATTGTACACTTCCATCAGACACCGTCCGAGTCGGAGGGAAGCTGTATGTCCATTTTCTGTTTTATCCTAAAATACATACTGACTGGGTGTAAAAGCTATAAAATAGATACAAAGGTGTCAGAAATTACTGggtgggagggaaaggaaagatcagaggtaggaaaagagaagaggagaggggGATAaggggaatgggaaaaaaaaaaaggggaagggggatGAGGGAATATTCCTATACAGTGCCACTCCATAGGGCCAGGATCGTCTCGTGCATTGCTAGATTGTGTGTTTTCAGGTAATGATACCTCTCTAAAAGTAAGGATTCCTCTACCTGAGCCTGCCATTCCTCAATTGTGGGGGAAGCCTGAGATTTCCATTTTCTGGGAATTAGCTTTGTAGCGCCCGAAATCATTATTAGTAACAGGGCCAAATGTGCATCACTCTGCACCTTGGGCAATGTCAGGAGCAATAGAGTCTCAGGGGTGTTTGAAATTTGAGTGTTGAGAATTCTGGACATCTGCCTTGTAGTTGAGAGCCAAAAGCTCTCCAAATTTGgacattgccaccaaatgtgaaGAAGAGTTCCATCtcctccacaacccctccaacaggtgGGGCTGAGGACAGGGAAAATTTTGTGCAGTCTCGacggagtaagataccatctgctAACGAGCTTAATATGGGTCTCTTGTATGTAGGTTGATACTGAGGATCTCTTAATCAGGCCAAAGGCCTTCCTCCAAATGTTGCAGTCAAATTGTGTTTCAAGGTCTCTATGCCACTGCTTGACATAAGAGGGGAGAGTCTCTGCATCAGGGACGAGCAAAATTTTGTATATTAATGATATCATGTGTCTTGGTGAGTGTACCCCGACGCATAGCTCCTCAAATGGTGTTAGTTTCCTCCCCATATCCTGTTTATTTTTATGAGAAGATATAAAATGGATTAATTGGTTATAATGAATCCAGTGTTTGAAAATATCTTCATGTATCCCACCTAGTTTTTCCCGGGGCAGTATGTTCCCATCCTCAGTGATGCCCTGAAGAGATCCCTCCCTAAGGCTATATGTGTTAGTCCTTCTAGAGCTGAAGTGATAGTAGGGGAGTTCGGGGTTCTCGATGATCGGTAAGAGAGGAGAAAACCTTGTAGATATGTGAGTAGTAGTGGTTATAGTCTTGTCCCAAACTCTAAAGGTCTCCTCCAGAATGTGGTACAACGAGGTATTTTTCGGGCGCCTCTGAGGAGCTATCCAAGCAAGGGCACCCAAGTTGTTTAATTTAAGTAAATTCCTGTCTAATTTTACCCAGGCTTTATGATCTGAGTTTTGGGACCACTCCACAATTCTCTGCAAAACAATGGCAATCCTATATGATTTTAAGTCAGGAAGACCCAAACCTCCCCTGTCTCGTGGTAAATACATTGTACGCCTAGGTACTCTTGGCCTGACTTTACCCCATACAAATTGGTCCATTAACCTCTGGAGCTGGTCCATATATCCCCTGGGGAGCGGGATTGGAACTGTTTGAAGAATGTACAAAATCctggggaggatgttcattttaatgacTCCAACCCTGCCCAACCAAGAGAGGGGTCTATTGCTCCAAGAGGAAAGATCCGCCGCTATATTAGTTTTGAGGGGCTCGTAATTTTGCTTAAAGAGTTCAGATGGATCCGCGGTTAGGTGAATCCCCAAGTATTTTAATTTATATGTGGCAATTTTAACTTTATAATCATTTTGTAAGGAATGCACTATCTTAGGACATGTATTTATGTTAAGTTGCTCCGATTTGTGCAAATTTAGAAGGAAATTAGATACAGTTCCAAAAGATCTCAACTCTACGAGTAGTGCAGGGAGAGATGTTTTCGCGTTTGTAATGGTGtaaaggacatcgtccgcatatagagcTTGTTTATATTCTGTCTGGTCAATGCTCAGGCCCGTGATATTTGGGTTGTTTCGAACTTTGTGGGCCAAATCCTCTATAGATAGGGCAAACAAGAGTGGggacagcgggcatccctgcctagtgccattgctTATGGAAAAAGCTTCAGATAGCGTTCCGTTCACTCTAATTCTAGCGTTTGGGTTTGAGTATAAAGTGAACACCGTATTTAAAAAGGCGCTCTTGAATCCCATTGTCTCCAtaacccgacgcagaaaaagccaatcgaccctgtcgaatgccttctccgcgtcggtagaGAACAGAACCATGGGGGTCTCCGAAATTCTCGCATGGGATATCAATTGGAGGATTTTGTGGGTATTGTCTTTGGCCTCCCTATTCGGGACAAAGCCTGCCTGGTCATTAGATATTAGTTCAGGGAGATATTTGTTAAGATGGCTTGCCATGATTTTTGCCAATAACTTCATGTCCGTATTGATTAAGGATATGGGTCTAAAGTTTTCTGGGGAATCTGGAGTTTTGCTGGGTTTGGGGATTACTGTTATGTGGGCTTCTAAAAGAACTTTGGATAGGCGAGGGTCCTCTTTTAAGCTATTGAACAACTGGAGAAGAGGGCAGGACACTTCATCTGCATATTTTTTATAATAGGACATGGTAAAGCCatcggggcctgggctttttcccgtAGGGGAATCTTTAATAGCCTGAGCTAACTCTTGTTTTGTAAACGGGGCATCTAAGTAATCTGCCGCTCCTTCAGGTAGGGTCGGGAGCCCAATACCACGAAGATAAGAATCGATATTGTCTATCCTTTGACTATGTGATAACTCTCTCTCTCCAGGGTTTCTAGTTTCTATGATGTTGTATAATGAGTGATAGTAGGAGCGTAATGCTTCGGCAATCTGAGAGCTACTATTCAACTGTCTACCCTCCTTTGATTTAATCATGTGGATGTGTGATTGTAATCGCTTTCTTTTTAACGATCTGGCTAGGAGTTTGCCAGGTTTATTCCCTCCCTCATAATAAAATTGTTTTAGgtgtagggcttttttttgttGGGATTCTTCTAGGTGTTTATTTAACTCTGATTTCGTGGAAAGTAGGTTGTTTTTAACTTGTGTTTATGTTTTGAGGGTCACTTTTGTGCTTAAGTTCAAGTTCAAATAATGTGGTTAGTAGTTTATTGTATTTCGCCCGATATTGTTTGTTAAGTATCGCTTTATGTCTTATAAAAGCCCCTCTTAGGACGcttttatgagcttcccacacTGTTAGAATTGAGGAGGACAGATACGTGTTTAGTTCAAAGTATTCTTTGAGCGTTTTACGGATGTCCTCAAGGATTATTGGGTCATCTAGCATTGTGGCATCTAATTTCCATGAATGGTGTGTGAGTGGGATATCAGGCCATAGAACCGAGCATGTGactggggcatggtccgaccacgtGATATGACCAATAGTACATCTTTGTGTGATAGATAGGCCACACGAATCTGTGTAGATGTAATCTATCCTCGAGTAACTGTTGTGAGGTATTGAGTAAAAAGTATAGTCTCTCGACTTTGGGTGTATGAATCTCCACGTGTCATGTAATGCAATGTCTTTAAGAGTAGAATTGACATGTCGGATTGTAGATGAGGGGGTACATGTGGTACCTTTTGAGGAGTCCATAGAG
This region includes:
- the PSMG4 gene encoding proteasome assembly chaperone 4, with the translated sequence MELSAGRISVHNFSEKICEQLVHFHVMSMEQCFLLWVGLSPNLSNLAVAMCSRFDPVPLSSLILGDTSDTTSCSLAQRLAKKTTKQVFASVNIPTHDSQLMLLVEKRIKEEMEADPEKF